The following proteins come from a genomic window of Edaphobacter sp. 4G125:
- a CDS encoding CHRD domain-containing protein produces MLKRLLLTGPLTLAFLICTLPVRANTITYTAIMTGANEVPPTGSSATGLTTLSLTGDLLTVDVTFSDLTGGTASAAHIHCCASPGNNAPVAIPFTSFPAATSGSYTNTFDLTLASTYTSAFITAEGGTVTGAEAAILAALNDYQAYTNIHNATFPGGEIRGWIVATPEPSSLLLLCTGVAGAIGTLSRRLRT; encoded by the coding sequence ATGCTGAAACGCCTTCTTCTTACCGGGCCCCTTACACTCGCTTTTCTCATCTGTACCCTGCCAGTTCGGGCAAACACCATTACCTACACAGCAATCATGACCGGAGCCAACGAGGTTCCTCCAACCGGAAGCTCTGCCACCGGTCTTACTACACTTTCATTGACCGGAGATTTGCTCACAGTAGACGTAACCTTCTCCGATTTGACCGGCGGCACAGCTAGCGCCGCTCACATCCACTGCTGCGCTTCTCCCGGCAATAACGCACCTGTAGCTATTCCGTTTACCAGCTTTCCTGCAGCTACATCAGGAAGCTACACCAACACCTTCGACCTGACTCTCGCCTCAACCTATACCTCAGCCTTCATCACCGCAGAAGGCGGCACCGTTACAGGCGCAGAAGCAGCAATCCTTGCAGCCTTAAACGACTATCAGGCGTACACCAATATTCATAATGCAACATTTCCCGGCGGCGAGATTCGCGGCTGGATCGTTGCTACCCCCGAACCCAGTTCTCTGTTGCTCCTCTGCACAGGAGTTGCCGGTGCAATTGGCACTCTAAGCAGACGGTTACGAACCTAG
- a CDS encoding DUF3565 domain-containing protein has product MLRAIIGFHKDEEDHWVTDLECGHGQHVRHDPPWQVREWVTTEEGRASRLGMKLDCKRCDEETEVAGK; this is encoded by the coding sequence ATGCTGCGTGCGATCATCGGCTTCCATAAGGACGAAGAAGACCACTGGGTGACTGATTTGGAGTGCGGCCACGGGCAGCATGTGCGACATGATCCTCCCTGGCAGGTGCGCGAGTGGGTCACGACGGAGGAGGGGCGAGCATCGCGACTGGGAATGAAGCTGGATTGCAAGCGGTGCGATGAAGAGACAGAAGTTGCAGGCAAGTGA
- a CDS encoding menaquinone biosynthetic enzyme MqnA/MqnD family protein has translation MSASSHPVRVAAIKFLNPAPLMWDFEHPPLASTLAESYKLHYTLPSRCADELLAGRADLGLIPIASLTPDLAIVPGCTIASLKRVRSIQLIVKQPHTLETVRTVAADDASRSSRTYAEILFRNFLGTSPTFLTEHADPLAMLHHADAALLIGDPALLALESRQQIEETVGPCQWFDLAYEWRLRTGLPWVAAVWAVRPEALHKNHLTATQLTEQLIDSRDHGLTHIDDLVREWTPRIAIPPATIRNYLTVNIHYTLTEDCIQTIELFRRYAAKSGVLPPLPSLHFL, from the coding sequence TTGAGCGCTTCATCCCATCCCGTCCGCGTAGCCGCCATCAAGTTCCTTAATCCGGCGCCTCTCATGTGGGACTTCGAGCATCCTCCACTCGCCTCCACATTGGCAGAATCCTACAAACTTCACTACACGCTTCCATCACGTTGTGCAGATGAATTACTCGCCGGCCGCGCCGATCTTGGCCTGATCCCTATCGCCTCGCTTACACCCGACTTGGCAATCGTACCCGGATGCACTATCGCTTCACTCAAACGCGTCCGTTCTATCCAGCTCATCGTTAAGCAGCCTCACACTCTCGAGACCGTCCGCACGGTTGCTGCCGATGATGCTTCACGCAGTTCCCGTACTTACGCCGAAATACTCTTCCGCAACTTTCTCGGGACCTCTCCGACATTCCTCACAGAACATGCCGATCCGCTCGCTATGCTTCACCATGCTGATGCCGCTTTGCTCATCGGCGATCCTGCGCTGCTTGCCCTGGAGTCACGACAGCAGATTGAAGAAACCGTCGGTCCTTGTCAATGGTTCGATCTCGCGTACGAATGGCGCCTTCGCACAGGACTTCCCTGGGTAGCTGCGGTATGGGCAGTACGGCCCGAGGCCCTGCACAAGAACCATCTCACTGCCACCCAACTTACCGAGCAGCTCATCGACTCCCGCGATCATGGTCTGACCCATATCGACGATCTTGTTCGTGAGTGGACTCCCCGGATCGCCATCCCACCCGCCACCATCCGAAATTACCTTACAGTTAACATTCACTACACCTTGACCGAAGACTGTATACAAACCATTGAACTCTTTCGCCGCTATGCTGCTAAATCTGGCGTTCTGCCCCCGCTTCCTTCTCTCCACTTTCTCTAA
- a CDS encoding YqaA family protein — MTPTAATSLVADSAARAVLEVIAPQPHHRSPLLHFLFTFGPFGLFLVSIVDSSFIPLPIPGITDIMLVLMAARHDNWFLLVVMASAGSVIGGYLSYRVGQSGGMAFLEKRVPPRIFKMVREWMERHAVLAVALPAVLPPPMPLAPFVLAAGALRMSKRKFLTAFTISRTARHLIATGLGLYYGRPIVRLWNHLSAKYATTLLIVTWSLILLSCAIAFWQLYKAAKSVKASPGLTSQSGTTV; from the coding sequence ATGACCCCTACGGCCGCCACCTCTCTTGTGGCTGATTCTGCAGCTCGCGCTGTGCTTGAGGTCATAGCTCCACAACCGCATCATCGTTCTCCCCTGCTGCATTTCCTTTTCACCTTTGGGCCATTCGGTCTCTTCTTAGTCTCGATCGTCGACTCATCCTTCATTCCCCTACCCATCCCCGGCATCACCGACATCATGTTGGTGTTGATGGCTGCGCGACACGACAATTGGTTTCTGCTTGTGGTCATGGCATCGGCAGGATCAGTCATCGGTGGCTATCTCAGTTATCGTGTAGGTCAGTCCGGAGGAATGGCCTTCCTGGAAAAGCGCGTGCCTCCACGAATCTTCAAGATGGTTCGTGAATGGATGGAGCGGCATGCTGTGCTTGCGGTTGCTCTGCCCGCAGTACTACCGCCACCCATGCCTCTGGCTCCCTTTGTGCTTGCCGCTGGAGCTCTCAGAATGTCGAAACGAAAATTTCTGACCGCCTTTACCATCAGCCGCACCGCACGGCATCTTATCGCCACCGGACTCGGACTCTATTACGGTCGCCCCATCGTACGGCTGTGGAATCATCTCTCCGCCAAATACGCCACCACTCTGCTGATCGTGACCTGGAGTCTTATTCTCCTGAGCTGTGCCATTGCTTTCTGGCAGCTCTACAAAGCTGCCAAATCCGTCAAAGCCTCTCCCGGCCTGACTTCGCAGAGTGGTACTACCGTCTGA